In Halictus rubicundus isolate RS-2024b chromosome 1, iyHalRubi1_principal, whole genome shotgun sequence, the sequence TTTTTCTTACGAGTGGAACACATTGGGTCGTCAATAATTAGTTCTCTTGTTCCTGCATTCCATTACTTTCAGAACCGTTTCGATGACTCATATCGTTGTCTATGCGTCTTTTAGGCTTTCGACAAACAAAATATACGCTATTATATTCACATTGTAACATACTGTTAATATTCTGTGCGTAGCGTGTTCTCATACGTGTTTCTTCCTTCTGAAAACAGAGTGAATAGTCATAGTGATTAAAGGCCATAATATGCAACAGTGTAGCATGTTACAATGATATTGGAAATGGAATTACTTCTAATTGAAAACCAAATCCCTGAATAACATCGCGAACAACATCGTAACTAGGTTCTATGGAGTCTTCCATTGGCATATCGCTGAAATGGTACAACAGTGGTCCAAGATTTATCCATATACCCCCCGGCTTTAGAATCTTATAGATTGTTTCAATAAATTGTACAACATTATTTGCACAATCTATAAAGAAACATGTTGCGACACAGTCCCAATGATTGTCATCCGTGTAAACCTGCAAGATGACGAATCATGTAATCATGTTTTCTCAAACATTAATAAACCGTGAAACCCACCTCTAGAAAGTCCCCAGCTGCCATAGAAAACTGCGCGTTCTCTGGTAGATCGCTTGGATTCACATCAGGAAAAAATACAGCCTGAGTTTGATGCTCCGGTTTTAAATTATTCATGTACTGATGAACCCACGGATGCACCTGATATGAATTCACTCCTCTACATCTGCAACGTTGTTACAAACGttcataatgaaaaatattaaatgaagCAAGATCCATCGATACTCACTTATTTAACACAAAATGTGATGCAAAAAGcataaaaagagaaaattcatttccttgGCAAATGTATCCTCGTCTTGCAATTTCGTATGCAAGTCTTCCTAATCCTGCCCCAGGTACTAAAATTTGCACTTCAGATGGTGTACTAGAAATTTACCTATCATTTCATACTTTTCTTAACTGTTTTAATGCAACGGAGTAGGTGCTTCAGATGAAGATTTTTTCAGtatatgaaatttgaaatattcgtACCAGTATTCTAGAGGAAATTGATTCAGTATTTCGTCTATAATAGGTTGATAACATGCGTTACGTTCATCAGTCCCCTCGATGCTCCAATCGCGAACCAGTTGTTTAATCGTTGCTTGCACCTTTTCTTGATCAGCCATTACTGGACGAGGATTTAGTGTCTGCAATCAGACCTACCTATATTTTGTACAatagaatacatttttataaaaaaagaagCTTGTTAAAATCACAAGAAAAAAAGCTAAAGATCAATAAGAAAATCGATATA encodes:
- the LOC143360094 gene encoding carnosine N-methyltransferase isoform X2, producing the protein METMSNPYPKRMHDTYEDEEERKHFQRIVSAFKYYKTHSLSRVKKTESYLLTLPPHHQKLLSKYKEHLQEVKRCIENNDEIIKLIIKDVAHIFENVSPASAQTDSTLNPRPVMADQEKVQATIKQLVRDWSIEGTDERNACYQPIIDEILNQFPLEYCTPSEVQILVPGAGLGRLAYEIARRGYICQGNEFSLFMLFASHFVLNKCRGVNSYQVHPWVHQYMNNLKPEHQTQAVFFPDVNPSDLPENAQFSMAAGDFLEVYTDDNHWDCVATCFFIDCANNVVQFIETIYKILKPGGIWINLGPLLYHFSDMPMEDSIEPSYDVVRDVIQGFGFQLEKEETRMRTRYAQNINSMLQCEYNSVYFVCRKPKRRIDNDMSHRNGSESNGMQEQEN
- the LOC143360094 gene encoding carnosine N-methyltransferase isoform X1, encoding METMSNPYPKRMHDTYEDEEERKHFQRIVSAFKYYKTHSLSRVKKTESYLLTLPPHHQKLLSKYKEHLQEVKRCIENNDEIIKLIIKDVAHIFENVSPASAQTDSVRKVYLTLNPRPVMADQEKVQATIKQLVRDWSIEGTDERNACYQPIIDEILNQFPLEYCTPSEVQILVPGAGLGRLAYEIARRGYICQGNEFSLFMLFASHFVLNKCRGVNSYQVHPWVHQYMNNLKPEHQTQAVFFPDVNPSDLPENAQFSMAAGDFLEVYTDDNHWDCVATCFFIDCANNVVQFIETIYKILKPGGIWINLGPLLYHFSDMPMEDSIEPSYDVVRDVIQGFGFQLEKEETRMRTRYAQNINSMLQCEYNSVYFVCRKPKRRIDNDMSHRNGSESNGMQEQEN